From the genome of Pelagicoccus sp. SDUM812003, one region includes:
- a CDS encoding alpha/beta hydrolase-fold protein: MSVEKQNETELPFRTVECGALPVEGGTFTFVTVKSPNLMGRGDVLVFCPKDAEGVTNVPVVVLLHGVYCSHWACALSGRAHRVLSELIRKGDVPPMLLAMPSDGLWGDGSGYLRHSGCCFDKWIVDDVPKAVAQANSETEASPYFLAGLSMGGYGALRIGAERGDRFQAFSGHSSITRFEELSLFVEESLQRYEPVNNPSKDVIDVMRCNELKLSPFRFDCGVEDELIEGNRLLSDQLRQEGIPHVYEEFSGGHEWSYWEKHVAKSFRFFAEVLQSAERKNHV, translated from the coding sequence ATGTCAGTCGAAAAACAAAACGAAACGGAGCTCCCGTTCAGAACCGTGGAGTGTGGCGCGCTGCCGGTCGAAGGAGGTACTTTCACCTTTGTCACGGTCAAGAGTCCGAACCTGATGGGGAGAGGCGACGTGTTGGTCTTTTGTCCCAAGGACGCAGAGGGCGTGACGAATGTACCTGTCGTTGTCCTCTTGCATGGAGTCTACTGCAGTCATTGGGCTTGTGCTTTGTCCGGCAGGGCGCATCGCGTATTGAGCGAGCTGATACGAAAAGGCGATGTGCCGCCCATGCTTTTGGCCATGCCTTCGGACGGACTTTGGGGTGACGGCAGCGGGTATCTGCGACACTCGGGTTGCTGTTTCGACAAGTGGATCGTCGACGACGTGCCGAAGGCGGTAGCGCAGGCCAACTCTGAGACGGAGGCCTCGCCTTATTTCCTGGCCGGTCTATCGATGGGTGGCTACGGCGCCTTGCGTATCGGAGCGGAGCGCGGTGACAGATTTCAGGCTTTTTCGGGACATTCGTCGATCACTCGCTTCGAGGAGTTAAGCTTGTTTGTGGAGGAGTCGTTGCAGCGTTACGAGCCGGTGAACAATCCTTCCAAGGATGTGATCGACGTGATGCGGTGCAACGAGCTGAAGCTGAGCCCCTTCCGTTTCGATTGCGGAGTGGAAGACGAGTTGATCGAGGGTAATCGACTCTTGAGCGACCAGTTGCGGCAGGAAGGCATTCCTCATGTCTACGAGGAGTTCTCCGGTGGTCACGAGTGGTCGTATTGGGAAAAGCATGTTGCGAAGAGTTTTCGCTTCTTCGCCGAGGTTTTGCAGTCTGCGGAAAGGAAAAATCATGTGTAG
- a CDS encoding glycoside hydrolase family 2 TIM barrel-domain containing protein produces MTSLSFAERYWSQPELTSWNRLPCRSPLIPYANDKDALAQQHARKRSLDGNWEFLYYETPEAALEGKQADWRPIQVPGNWTMQGYGRPHYTNVIMPFQHLPPQVPEQNPTGVYRKSFTVPKSWLKKRVIVQFGGAESVLSVSLNGQFVGMSKDTRLPSEFDISALLEEGENTLIATVIKWSDASFIEDQDQWWMGGLHRSVFLYAHEKSFLQDIFAKGQLDENYQDGLLDVFVNVGLETPGAAGYRCSLTLFDGSGKAVLKKPYLAVVNSKRGELNRSRPFAQAKIPVSRPKQWSAESPELYTLLVGLQDAKGRTIEATTQRIGFRSVEVRDRQLLINGKAVLIKGVNRHDWHDTQGKAVPRETMLQDIIAMKQHNFNAVRCSHYPNDSAWLELCDEYGLYVIDEADIESHHYYDCLCRDPRYATAFLDRGMNMVLRDKNHPSIIAWSLGNESGYGENHDAMAGWIRRFDPTRPLHYEGAVREEWGQGPNDWSRGHHATDLVCPMYTTHDEIKRWAKETTDYRPFIPCEYSHAMGNSNGGLADYWKLFEKHHGLQGGFIWEWIDHGIKQTAPNGESYWAYGGDFGDTPHDANFCADGMVWPDRTPHPALQEFKKLAQPISLKVVDAKKGRFRIRNKHDFIDLSYLKGSYVIEVDGVPTANGELPVLDCEPDGNLEFTIDPQTFRKLRGREAFVRFGFTLRDSTRWAEQGFELAWEQLPLPIKSPKTQASKTDTNTDTQDPLRIETGNGTLKVRNDLLCLVFESGAPTFSSLEAFGDVILQQGPSLNLFRGLTDNDGIKLWAGDQPNRMISEWLRRGLDQYEIKASRLDCRPSADGSVLLKWQQGAYVDGKPIGVTMNQEIALSPIGTLGFACRFKLAKSAPDLPRLGIQMFTAPGFEQLSWFGRGPHESYWDRKAGTWVSRFEGTVSDQYVPYILPQEHGNKTDLRWLALANETGRRIRFDFAQAVEGGVSHFTAHDLFKAKHTIDLNPRTESIITIDWHQRGLGTASCGPDTLQKYRIQPGQHSIAFDLTVLESHPQNPAE; encoded by the coding sequence ATGACTTCCTTGAGTTTCGCCGAGAGGTATTGGTCGCAACCTGAACTGACCAGCTGGAATCGACTACCCTGCCGTTCGCCTCTGATTCCGTATGCAAACGACAAGGACGCCCTCGCCCAGCAGCATGCCCGCAAGCGCTCTCTGGACGGGAATTGGGAGTTCCTGTACTACGAGACCCCCGAGGCCGCCTTGGAAGGCAAGCAGGCCGACTGGAGGCCAATCCAGGTACCGGGCAATTGGACCATGCAGGGCTATGGCCGTCCGCACTACACCAACGTAATCATGCCTTTCCAGCACTTGCCGCCACAGGTCCCCGAGCAAAACCCTACCGGAGTATACCGCAAGTCCTTCACCGTCCCCAAGTCCTGGCTCAAAAAACGCGTCATCGTCCAATTCGGCGGCGCGGAAAGCGTGCTATCGGTCAGCCTCAACGGACAATTCGTGGGCATGAGCAAGGATACGCGCCTGCCCTCCGAGTTCGACATATCAGCCCTGCTGGAAGAGGGAGAGAACACCTTGATCGCCACTGTAATCAAATGGTCCGATGCCTCCTTCATCGAAGATCAGGACCAGTGGTGGATGGGCGGGCTTCATCGATCGGTCTTCCTTTACGCCCATGAGAAGAGTTTTCTGCAGGACATATTCGCAAAAGGACAATTAGACGAGAACTACCAAGACGGTCTTTTGGACGTGTTCGTCAACGTCGGCTTGGAGACTCCCGGAGCCGCAGGATACCGATGCTCTCTAACCCTTTTCGACGGCTCTGGCAAAGCGGTCCTCAAGAAGCCCTACCTCGCGGTCGTTAACAGCAAAAGGGGAGAACTCAACCGCTCTCGACCGTTCGCCCAAGCTAAGATCCCAGTGTCCCGGCCGAAACAATGGTCCGCCGAATCCCCCGAGCTCTACACCTTGTTGGTCGGCCTGCAGGACGCTAAAGGTCGTACCATCGAGGCCACTACGCAACGTATCGGATTCCGCAGCGTGGAGGTACGTGATCGACAACTGCTCATCAACGGCAAAGCCGTTCTCATTAAAGGCGTCAACCGTCACGACTGGCACGACACACAGGGCAAAGCCGTTCCACGCGAAACAATGTTGCAGGACATCATCGCAATGAAGCAGCACAACTTCAACGCGGTCCGCTGTTCTCACTACCCGAACGACAGCGCCTGGCTGGAGTTGTGCGACGAATACGGCCTCTACGTCATCGACGAAGCCGACATCGAGTCCCATCACTACTACGACTGCCTCTGCCGCGATCCACGCTACGCGACGGCCTTCCTCGATCGCGGCATGAACATGGTTCTACGGGACAAGAACCACCCATCCATCATCGCTTGGTCCTTGGGCAACGAATCCGGCTACGGCGAAAACCACGACGCCATGGCTGGCTGGATAAGACGGTTCGACCCCACCCGTCCGCTCCATTACGAAGGCGCCGTTCGCGAGGAGTGGGGACAGGGACCCAACGACTGGTCACGAGGCCACCACGCCACCGACCTCGTTTGCCCGATGTACACCACACACGACGAGATCAAACGCTGGGCCAAGGAAACCACGGACTACCGCCCTTTCATTCCTTGCGAATACTCGCACGCCATGGGCAACAGCAACGGCGGTCTGGCCGACTATTGGAAGCTGTTCGAGAAACACCACGGCCTGCAGGGCGGCTTCATCTGGGAATGGATCGACCACGGCATCAAGCAAACCGCCCCCAACGGCGAAAGCTACTGGGCCTACGGAGGCGACTTCGGCGACACGCCGCACGACGCCAACTTCTGCGCCGACGGTATGGTCTGGCCAGATCGCACTCCCCATCCTGCCTTGCAGGAATTCAAGAAGCTAGCCCAACCGATTTCGCTAAAGGTTGTAGACGCCAAAAAAGGACGCTTCCGCATCCGCAACAAACACGACTTCATCGATCTTTCGTATTTGAAGGGCTCATACGTCATCGAGGTCGATGGCGTACCCACAGCCAACGGCGAGCTCCCCGTCCTCGATTGTGAGCCGGACGGCAACCTAGAGTTCACCATCGATCCCCAGACCTTTAGAAAACTGCGAGGCAGAGAAGCCTTCGTGCGTTTCGGTTTCACCCTGCGAGACTCGACCCGATGGGCCGAGCAGGGATTCGAGTTAGCATGGGAACAACTGCCTCTTCCTATCAAAAGTCCGAAGACACAGGCCTCCAAAACGGACACAAACACCGACACGCAGGATCCCCTCCGAATCGAAACAGGAAACGGAACCCTCAAGGTTCGCAACGACCTGCTTTGCCTCGTCTTCGAAAGCGGCGCACCCACCTTTTCCTCGCTGGAGGCATTCGGTGACGTCATCTTGCAACAGGGACCGTCGCTGAACCTCTTTCGCGGCCTGACCGACAACGACGGGATCAAGCTCTGGGCGGGAGACCAACCAAATCGCATGATCAGCGAATGGCTGCGCCGTGGCCTCGACCAATACGAGATCAAGGCCTCGCGACTCGATTGTCGACCGTCTGCCGATGGCAGCGTACTGCTGAAGTGGCAACAAGGAGCTTACGTAGATGGCAAGCCGATCGGCGTAACCATGAATCAGGAAATCGCCCTAAGCCCGATAGGAACCCTGGGATTCGCATGTCGCTTCAAGCTCGCCAAGTCCGCGCCTGACCTCCCCCGTCTAGGCATCCAGATGTTCACGGCGCCCGGCTTCGAGCAACTGAGCTGGTTCGGCAGAGGGCCACACGAGAGCTACTGGGACCGGAAGGCCGGCACGTGGGTTTCTCGCTTCGAGGGCACCGTCAGCGACCAGTATGTCCCCTACATTTTGCCTCAAGAGCACGGCAACAAAACAGACCTCCGCTGGCTCGCCCTCGCCAATGAGACAGGCCGTCGTATTCGTTTCGACTTTGCCCAAGCAGTCGAAGGAGGTGTCAGCCATTTCACCGCTCATGACCTGTTCAAGGCCAAGCACACCATCGATTTGAACCCCAGGACGGAGAGCATCATCACCATCGATTGGCATCAACGCGGCCTAGGCACCGCCAGCTGCGGACCAGATACGCTACAAAAATACCGAATTCAACCAGGCCAACACAGCATTGCCTTCGATCTGACGGTCCTCGAATCGCACCCCCAAAACCCCGCAGAGTGA
- a CDS encoding Zn-dependent alcohol dehydrogenase, translating into MINAKAAVADAKGSFTIEEIEVGEPQAGEVLVKLKASGVCHTDWDSLRWGYHHVLGHEGAGIVEAVGDGVQTVKVGDAVLLNWAIPCRSCYQCQTGHQNICEQNSPVTGANPDNGMAHPEATCWKGAPLKRSFNIGTLSSHTIVKQEAVVRATVDIPFESACIIGCGVMTGYGSVVNAAQLKAGSSAVVLGLGGVGLSVIQGARISGAAKIIAVDVNEHRLEISKTFGATHLIKASRDDKGLASVAAQVKELCGGRGADYAFECTGVPALGAAPLAMVRNAGTAVQVSGIEQVIEIDMNLFEWDKTYLNPLYGGAMPEYDFPRLLDLYACGKLLLDELITRKYPLERLQDAIDDMLAGRNAKGVVVFE; encoded by the coding sequence ATGATCAATGCGAAGGCGGCGGTCGCGGACGCAAAGGGTTCTTTCACCATCGAGGAGATCGAGGTGGGAGAGCCGCAGGCGGGCGAGGTTTTGGTGAAGCTAAAGGCTTCTGGAGTGTGTCACACGGACTGGGATTCTCTGCGTTGGGGGTACCACCACGTGCTCGGACACGAGGGCGCGGGCATTGTCGAAGCGGTTGGAGACGGCGTGCAAACCGTGAAGGTGGGCGACGCGGTGCTACTCAACTGGGCTATCCCGTGTCGAAGCTGCTACCAGTGCCAGACTGGGCACCAGAACATTTGCGAACAAAATTCTCCGGTGACGGGAGCGAATCCGGACAACGGCATGGCCCACCCGGAGGCGACCTGTTGGAAGGGCGCTCCTTTGAAGCGATCCTTCAATATCGGCACGCTGAGCTCTCACACGATCGTCAAGCAAGAGGCGGTCGTACGTGCCACGGTCGATATTCCCTTCGAGTCCGCCTGTATCATCGGTTGTGGCGTCATGACTGGCTACGGCTCAGTCGTCAACGCGGCCCAGCTGAAAGCTGGCAGCAGCGCAGTGGTCCTGGGCTTGGGCGGCGTAGGACTCAGCGTGATACAAGGCGCCCGTATCTCTGGGGCGGCCAAGATCATCGCAGTGGACGTAAACGAACACCGACTGGAAATCTCGAAGACTTTTGGGGCGACCCATCTGATCAAGGCGAGTCGAGACGACAAGGGGCTGGCGTCGGTGGCGGCCCAGGTGAAGGAGCTCTGTGGCGGTCGTGGGGCAGATTACGCCTTCGAGTGCACGGGGGTGCCCGCTCTCGGAGCGGCGCCTCTTGCCATGGTGCGAAACGCCGGCACGGCGGTACAGGTTTCCGGAATCGAGCAGGTGATCGAGATCGATATGAACCTGTTCGAGTGGGACAAGACCTACCTCAACCCGCTTTATGGTGGAGCCATGCCGGAGTACGACTTTCCTAGGCTGCTCGATCTCTACGCCTGCGGCAAGCTGCTGCTCGACGAACTGATCACTCGCAAATATCCGCTAGAACGCTTGCAGGACGCGATCGATGACATGCTTGCCGGGCGGAACGCCAAGGGTGTGGTGGTCTTCGAGTGA
- a CDS encoding SDR family oxidoreductase: MNTIVITGASRGVGLEFVRQYSHVNSRIVAACRQPAHSAPILALSNERSNIVLEELDLTDQESITRFAKRLESMDTQLDLLINNAGTAEHEPFGQWTKPALDKTFATNVSGPSLLMQELAPLLSKGSKVVNLSSGLASLTRKGGIGTEVASYAASKAALNMMTVHAAAALRANDITVVAISPGWVKTDMGGPDASSDPADAVALLRKTISALSFQDSGAFLQEDGSALP, from the coding sequence GTGAATACAATCGTAATCACCGGAGCGAGCCGAGGCGTCGGGCTCGAATTCGTCCGCCAGTATTCTCACGTGAATTCCCGTATCGTCGCCGCCTGCCGACAACCCGCCCATTCCGCACCAATTCTTGCGTTGTCGAACGAGCGATCGAATATCGTTTTGGAGGAACTCGACCTCACCGATCAGGAATCGATCACACGTTTTGCAAAACGCCTGGAATCGATGGACACCCAGCTGGATTTGCTCATCAACAACGCCGGCACCGCCGAGCACGAGCCATTTGGCCAATGGACAAAACCCGCCCTCGACAAAACCTTCGCGACCAATGTTTCGGGCCCCTCTCTGCTCATGCAGGAACTCGCCCCGCTGTTGAGCAAAGGCAGCAAGGTGGTCAACCTTTCTTCGGGCTTGGCTTCGTTGACCCGAAAGGGAGGCATCGGCACTGAGGTGGCCTCCTACGCTGCCAGCAAGGCCGCCCTCAACATGATGACCGTGCATGCCGCCGCTGCGCTACGGGCCAATGACATCACGGTCGTCGCCATCAGTCCTGGTTGGGTCAAGACCGACATGGGCGGCCCGGACGCAAGCTCGGACCCAGCCGATGCTGTCGCCCTCCTAAGGAAAACGATCAGTGCCCTGTCATTCCAGGACAGCGGCGCATTTCTCCAAGAGGACGGCTCTGCCCTGCCCTAG
- the eda gene encoding bifunctional 4-hydroxy-2-oxoglutarate aldolase/2-dehydro-3-deoxy-phosphogluconate aldolase, translating into MSVIQTFLSNMLTLEISEKIRDCGVIAVIAIDDAKDALPMASALQKGGISVIELTLRTPAAIDSIQIISEELPAITIGAGTVLTCDQANQALSAGAQFAVAPGLNPKVVRHCQSIGLPFAPGVMTPSDIELSIELGCKTMKLFPAESIGGINTLNTMSAPYRHLGIKFIPLGGLNQNNMGTYLQSPLVEAIGGSWIAKQETISAKDWNAIEASALAASSVVKKLRK; encoded by the coding sequence ATGTCAGTTATTCAAACTTTTTTGTCAAATATGCTGACACTAGAAATTAGCGAAAAAATACGAGACTGCGGAGTTATTGCCGTAATTGCTATCGATGATGCGAAAGACGCACTACCGATGGCCTCAGCCCTTCAAAAAGGGGGGATATCGGTGATTGAACTAACCTTAAGAACTCCCGCGGCCATAGACTCCATTCAGATAATCAGCGAGGAACTACCGGCTATTACCATTGGAGCCGGAACGGTCTTAACGTGTGATCAAGCAAATCAAGCTCTTTCGGCAGGGGCACAGTTTGCCGTTGCCCCAGGCTTGAATCCAAAAGTTGTGAGACACTGCCAGAGCATCGGATTGCCATTTGCCCCAGGCGTCATGACACCAAGTGACATCGAACTATCGATCGAACTTGGATGCAAAACAATGAAGCTTTTCCCTGCAGAGTCCATTGGTGGTATTAATACTTTGAATACAATGTCCGCACCTTACCGACACCTTGGTATAAAATTCATTCCTTTGGGCGGTCTAAACCAGAACAATATGGGAACCTACCTGCAGTCACCTCTCGTTGAGGCTATCGGTGGATCCTGGATCGCAAAGCAAGAGACCATCTCCGCAAAAGATTGGAACGCGATCGAGGCGTCAGCCTTAGCTGCCTCATCCGTAGTTAAGAAACTTAGAAAATAA
- a CDS encoding sulfatase-like hydrolase/transferase: MKRIPLLFLGALFSSLVTTQSVAEDERPNILVVLADDLGYGDLGFTGSTEIQTPRIDRLAEEGMVLRNGYVTHPYCGPSRAGLLTGRYQARFGMENNCSYSPYDHHMGLPVNEQTIADRLKAVGYRTGIIGKWHLGAAPPFHPNNRGFDYFYGFLAGGHCYFPEDVSTSKSLFTASGQPDYMVNEGGYLPLSRNEQAATFDEYLTTAMSRDAARFVNEGDEPFFLFLSYNAPHAPLEAPAETIAKYSHIENPRRQIYAAMIDEMDRGIGMVVDALASAGKLDNTLIFFLSDNGGVYPESWMPNADWASNAPFRRGKVALTEGGIHVPFLVHWPAGLRKHGVFEGLVSTLDIAATAVALAGAETSDAALEGVDLIPYLNGEASGSPHPALFWRLEEADHVWAVRTERYKYLRQDLPGVGLSFFDLQEDPYEGHNLVGQLPESQRELARLWNEWNQDNMQNILQQAAQYQKSRYDFYERLYQQQLEQARTRKAYTIE, from the coding sequence ATGAAGCGAATACCCCTTTTGTTCTTGGGAGCGTTGTTTTCCTCCTTGGTCACCACGCAATCAGTTGCCGAGGACGAGCGTCCGAACATCCTGGTTGTCCTCGCAGACGATCTCGGCTACGGAGATCTTGGTTTTACCGGATCTACCGAGATCCAGACGCCGCGGATTGACCGATTGGCGGAGGAGGGGATGGTGCTGCGGAACGGTTACGTGACCCATCCCTATTGTGGACCCTCGAGGGCCGGATTGCTTACCGGACGCTATCAGGCCCGTTTCGGCATGGAGAACAATTGCTCCTACTCGCCCTACGATCACCATATGGGCTTACCGGTAAACGAGCAGACCATTGCGGACCGTTTGAAGGCGGTGGGCTATCGCACTGGGATAATTGGAAAATGGCATTTGGGCGCGGCCCCACCATTTCATCCTAACAACCGCGGGTTCGACTACTTTTATGGCTTCCTGGCGGGGGGACATTGTTATTTTCCAGAAGACGTATCCACCAGCAAGTCACTGTTTACCGCCAGCGGTCAGCCCGACTACATGGTAAACGAAGGCGGCTACCTACCGTTGTCGCGCAACGAGCAGGCGGCGACGTTCGACGAGTATCTGACCACGGCGATGAGTCGCGATGCGGCCCGTTTCGTAAACGAAGGAGACGAACCGTTTTTCCTGTTTCTTTCCTACAACGCGCCGCACGCCCCGCTTGAAGCGCCGGCGGAAACGATCGCCAAATACAGCCACATCGAGAATCCCCGCCGACAAATCTACGCGGCGATGATCGACGAAATGGACCGCGGTATCGGGATGGTGGTCGATGCTTTGGCGAGCGCGGGGAAGTTGGACAACACGCTTATCTTCTTCCTTTCCGATAATGGCGGCGTGTATCCGGAGTCTTGGATGCCTAACGCCGACTGGGCTAGCAACGCTCCGTTTCGGCGGGGCAAGGTTGCCTTGACCGAAGGTGGCATCCACGTGCCGTTTTTAGTTCATTGGCCGGCTGGCTTGAGGAAACATGGCGTGTTTGAAGGACTCGTTTCGACGCTTGATATCGCGGCCACCGCGGTGGCACTGGCTGGAGCGGAAACGAGTGACGCCGCTTTGGAAGGGGTCGATCTGATTCCCTATCTGAATGGGGAGGCGAGTGGTTCGCCGCACCCCGCGTTGTTTTGGCGTCTCGAGGAAGCCGACCACGTTTGGGCCGTCAGGACGGAGCGATACAAGTACTTGCGACAAGACTTGCCCGGAGTCGGGTTGAGCTTTTTCGACCTGCAGGAGGATCCGTACGAAGGCCACAACTTGGTGGGCCAGTTGCCGGAATCTCAAAGGGAACTTGCTCGCCTCTGGAACGAATGGAACCAGGACAACATGCAGAACATCCTGCAACAAGCAGCCCAGTATCAGAAATCGAGATACGATTTCTACGAGCGTCTTTACCAACAGCAGCTCGAGCAGGCTCGGACGAGAAAAGCCTACACGATCGAATAG
- a CDS encoding IclR family transcriptional regulator C-terminal domain-containing protein: protein MGKLLLCERPDLMPDGVSQEFLDEIETIRREGYAMNFGESEKGIVAIGIWLGTPSPLTPMLAVTWPEFRYSEVAKETALERLRKESRRFGPFSVDCDAK, encoded by the coding sequence ATGGGGAAGTTGCTACTGTGCGAGAGACCGGATTTGATGCCGGATGGAGTCTCTCAAGAGTTCCTCGATGAAATCGAGACGATTCGTCGAGAGGGCTACGCGATGAATTTCGGCGAGTCCGAAAAAGGCATAGTAGCAATCGGTATTTGGCTTGGAACTCCAAGTCCGTTGACGCCGATGCTGGCGGTCACATGGCCCGAATTTCGCTACAGTGAGGTTGCCAAGGAAACGGCTCTTGAGCGACTTCGAAAAGAGTCAAGGCGGTTTGGGCCGTTTTCGGTGGACTGCGATGCAAAGTAG
- a CDS encoding sugar kinase has protein sequence MNTIVTFGEVMGRFCTPGFKRFRQATPGELDLTFAGAEANVAASISMLGGSSRFVTALPKHDIAKACKAALAAAGIDTSAIVDTDEGRLGLYFLESGANQRPSRVIYDRDHSSISKTAASAYDWESAFEGAVWLHTTGITPSLSKQSAETTIAAVKKAKGKGLKVSCDLNFRKKLWNWQPGTSPNALAGETIRRILPYVDVIIGNEEDASDVLGIEAENTDVHSGKIDASKYTEVAEKIVDEFPNVSMVAITLRESISASHNNWGAMLYAAESKSSHFAPLDGGDYRPYEIRSIVDRVGGGDSFGAGLIFALTTPDLSSPSIAISFAVASSCLAHSIYGDFNYSTREEVEALIKSGGSGRVVR, from the coding sequence ATGAATACAATTGTGACATTCGGAGAAGTTATGGGTCGTTTTTGCACCCCGGGATTCAAGCGCTTTCGCCAAGCAACGCCTGGTGAACTTGATCTGACTTTCGCAGGAGCTGAGGCGAATGTGGCCGCATCCATCTCGATGCTTGGTGGTTCCTCTAGGTTCGTAACGGCTCTGCCTAAGCACGATATCGCGAAAGCTTGCAAAGCCGCCCTTGCCGCTGCCGGGATAGATACGAGTGCCATCGTAGATACCGATGAAGGTCGACTTGGATTGTACTTCCTAGAAAGCGGAGCCAATCAACGCCCGAGTCGCGTGATCTACGACCGAGATCACAGCTCTATAAGCAAGACAGCAGCCAGTGCCTACGACTGGGAAAGCGCATTCGAGGGAGCGGTGTGGCTACACACAACGGGTATCACTCCCTCGCTCTCGAAACAATCAGCAGAAACGACCATAGCTGCTGTCAAGAAAGCAAAGGGGAAGGGACTTAAAGTTTCATGCGATTTAAACTTTAGAAAGAAGCTTTGGAACTGGCAGCCTGGCACATCCCCGAATGCACTCGCGGGTGAGACGATTAGGCGAATTCTACCATATGTCGACGTCATCATTGGAAACGAAGAGGACGCCTCCGACGTACTCGGCATAGAAGCTGAAAATACAGATGTGCACAGTGGCAAAATCGACGCTAGCAAGTACACCGAGGTCGCAGAGAAAATTGTCGATGAATTCCCTAACGTATCCATGGTCGCGATTACTCTGCGCGAAAGCATTTCCGCCTCCCACAACAACTGGGGTGCGATGCTTTACGCCGCAGAATCTAAGTCTTCACATTTCGCTCCGCTGGATGGAGGAGACTACCGACCTTATGAAATACGAAGCATAGTAGATCGCGTTGGAGGAGGCGACTCGTTCGGTGCTGGACTTATTTTCGCTTTGACAACCCCTGATTTGAGTTCGCCTAGCATCGCGATCTCATTCGCCGTGGCCAGTTCTTGTTTGGCTCATTCGATCTACGGTGACTTCAACTACTCCACTCGTGAAGAGGTTGAAGCCCTTATAAAATCCGGTGGTTCCGGACGCGTAGTCAGGTAG
- a CDS encoding sulfatase-like hydrolase/transferase — protein sequence MCRTFQNCRFGLSLVVGLLVFICAPRSSSGAEAKQKPNIVFILSDDAGYADFGFHGSSAMRTPRLDRLASEGMLFSQAYVSAAVCGPSRAGIYTGKYQQRFGFEENNVPGYMSASGLTGEDMGLPLDLKIMPQYLKELGYVSGLIGKWHQGDADRYHPLKRGFDEFYGFRGGARSFFAHSEEELQVRPQDRMERGFEDYREPEGYVTDVFAAEASAFIERHREGPFLLVLSFTAVHTPMEALPEDLARFPELSGKRKVLAAMNLAMDRACGVVLDTLERLELSDSTIVVYTNDNGGPSDANDSVNDPLSGTKANHLEGGIRVPFLMRWPGVVEAGSRYPYPISTLDLLPTFYAAGGGKVDTLPGLDGVDLGPYVTGQKQGRPHEVLYWKKENRGAIREGDWKLLRYPDRPAELYNIEEDPSEVRDLAARYPDKVKDLYKKLFQWELGLERPLWQLLRKYEGDAMERMDAYRKKPL from the coding sequence ATGTGTAGAACGTTTCAGAATTGCCGGTTTGGGTTGAGCCTCGTGGTCGGCCTCTTGGTTTTTATCTGCGCTCCCAGATCCTCTTCGGGAGCGGAAGCGAAGCAGAAACCGAATATCGTCTTCATTTTGTCGGATGATGCCGGCTATGCGGATTTCGGCTTTCATGGAAGTTCTGCGATGCGTACGCCACGTCTGGACCGGCTGGCCTCGGAGGGCATGTTGTTTTCTCAAGCCTATGTTAGCGCGGCTGTGTGCGGACCATCACGGGCTGGAATCTATACGGGCAAGTACCAGCAGCGATTTGGGTTCGAGGAAAACAATGTACCGGGCTACATGAGCGCTTCGGGGCTGACCGGCGAGGACATGGGCTTGCCTCTGGATCTGAAGATTATGCCGCAGTACTTGAAGGAACTCGGATACGTCTCGGGCTTGATCGGCAAATGGCATCAAGGGGACGCGGATCGATATCATCCCCTGAAGCGTGGATTCGACGAGTTTTATGGCTTTCGGGGAGGCGCTCGCAGCTTTTTCGCTCACAGCGAAGAGGAACTGCAGGTACGTCCTCAGGACAGGATGGAGCGAGGGTTCGAGGACTATCGAGAGCCGGAGGGCTACGTGACCGATGTGTTTGCGGCAGAGGCATCGGCTTTTATCGAACGACACCGCGAGGGCCCGTTCCTGCTCGTGCTTTCGTTCACGGCGGTGCACACACCCATGGAAGCCTTGCCGGAAGACCTGGCTCGGTTCCCCGAGCTCAGCGGTAAGCGTAAGGTTCTAGCCGCCATGAATCTGGCGATGGACCGGGCGTGTGGTGTGGTGTTGGATACTCTCGAACGGCTGGAGCTGAGCGACAGCACGATCGTCGTTTACACCAACGACAATGGAGGGCCTTCGGACGCCAATGACTCGGTGAATGATCCATTGAGCGGTACGAAGGCGAACCATCTGGAAGGTGGCATTCGGGTGCCGTTCCTGATGCGCTGGCCGGGCGTGGTGGAGGCGGGCAGCCGGTATCCATATCCGATCAGCACGCTGGACTTGCTGCCCACCTTCTACGCCGCCGGTGGCGGGAAAGTGGATACATTGCCTGGGTTGGATGGGGTTGATCTCGGGCCGTACGTCACGGGCCAGAAGCAGGGCCGGCCACACGAAGTCTTGTATTGGAAAAAAGAGAACCGCGGGGCGATACGCGAGGGCGATTGGAAGTTGCTGCGCTATCCAGATCGGCCAGCGGAGCTGTACAACATAGAGGAGGATCCGTCCGAAGTACGGGACCTGGCCGCTCGCTATCCCGACAAGGTGAAGGACCTCTACAAGAAGCTCTTCCAGTGGGAGCTTGGCCTTGAGCGTCCGCTGTGGCAGTTGTTGCGCAAATACGAAGGCGATGCCATGGAGCGGATGGACGCTTATCGCAAGAAGCCTCTCTGA